Proteins encoded within one genomic window of Alosa alosa isolate M-15738 ecotype Scorff River chromosome 24, AALO_Geno_1.1, whole genome shotgun sequence:
- the arhgef15b gene encoding rho guanine nucleotide exchange factor 15 yields MSASESAVCAPLSTLSPKPEVKPRPPLPSKLTLDPPPMESGAPTRTSGKVKKIVKKFNQPKPQPSPASGQTPAPAPVTGNTGTTGTNGSTGNNGSTGADKTSPQQQAPEVLPKPRIPRPTAAANQAPPLPMKRSRLRKGPNVGVYGDTPGGRARSGFAPVSLEDGRSDTRLKGEERREKCDNWRTTAHHMLCVTMFSQFHVDLLLMGRKESCCPAPAQTLPPALAKPNCGCICHLQRPGMKLVWVPLEDGEEEEEEYAEAVAGIRGELGEDERGGEGASEGGEHQDPGEEGDGLGVEFEEEEEEELYLSESSDESEDGNGDGDGELTGKAKFQHTLELVGEQLRRRSDPGPQVELTSYKPYASHALSPGGISKAHSVENDADIYELNIVVESVTPPRPPEQQVPLIRVKPPRRSKLSSAASDEADGADLAKSGGDRPPPAIPPRVPLLPEKPKGTRLQSMAPLGGIALPMPSPDERRALRAASPLPPHPASPPASPRFNRPPPPMPPSKQGQNGLRGSSQSLNSLPPCTEVQQENSEGEDADTHKPPTAPPRKQSIDWESMDEPLYQTYRESVIVKAIRQATVCRNISKTSVDFQMDYGHRRGSAASEVGSVGGRALGSRASPIPQGARSTLWQDLPSVRDSGILETLSSDECKYQESIFEVITSEVSYLRSLRVLTEHFMDSRELLDTLIIRDKVPLFSNILRIREVSERFLKDLEDRMEESLIITDICDIIHYHAQHNFPAYIDYVRNQIYQDKTYTALMHSNAAFGAVITRLQESPKCQRLPFMSFLLLPFQRITRIKMLIENILKRTKEHTAEEQTASKALASVSKIIDECNRQVGKMKQMEELIEINKTLQFDKLKALPIISQTRFLEKRGELQDVAKGGTMFTLRSKFTPVFLYLFNDLLVIASRKSSERHVVLDYAHRSLVQVTTMSDELSSGGLDNCFLLTLLENHQGRLTERVLKAATESEMHRWVAAFPNPNDADRDAEEVIYEDWDCPQVQCVEQYVAQQADEISLEPTEIINVIRKTNEGWYEGIRLSDGQKGWFPVPNVLEITNEHVRRRNLRERYRVIQAASIVTGKSRFTL; encoded by the exons ATGTCTGCCTCAGAGTCTGCGGTCTGCGCCCCCTTGTCCACTCTATCTcccaaaccagaggtcaagccgAGGCCCCCGCTCCCCTCCAAGCTCACCCTGGATCCCCCGCCGATGGAGAGTGGCGCCCCGACGAGGACTTCTGGGAAGGTGAAGAAGATCGTCAAGAAGTTTAACCAGCCTAAGCCTCAGCCCTCCCCAGCCTCAGGCCAAACCCCAGCGCCAGCACCAGTGACCGGGAACACTGGGACCACCGGGACCAATGGCTCCACCGGGAACAATGGCTCCACTGGAGCGGACAAGACGAGCCCCCAACAGCAGGCGCCGGAGGTCCTGCCGAAACCCAGAATACcccggccaacagcagcagccAATCAGGCGCCCCCTTTGCCCATGAAGAGGAGCCGCCTCCGCAAGGGCCCCAACGTGGGTGTGTACGGAGACACGCCGGGGGGAAGGGCGAGGAGCGGCTTCGCACCTGTCAGTCTGGAAGATGGCCGATCAG ACACACGTCTGAAAGGTGAAGAAAGAAGGGAAAAATGTGACAATTGGAGaaccacagcacaccacatgctTTGCGTGACAATGTTCTCACAGTTCCATGTTGACTTG CTCCTGATGGGAAGGAAGGAGAGCTGCTGTCCAGCGCCGGCCCAGACGCTCCCCCCGGCCCTCGCGAAGCCGAACTGCGGCTGCATCTGCCATCTGCAGCGGCCGGGGATGAAGCTGGTGTGGGTCCCCCTGGAGgacggggaggaggaggaggaggagtacgcGGAGGCGGTGGCGGGCATCAGGGGAGAGCTAGGGGAGGACGagcggggaggggagggtgcgAGTGAGGGAGGGGAGCACCAGGACCCTGGGGAGGAGGGGGACGGACTGGGAGTGGAgtttgaggaggaggaggaggaggagctgtaCCTCAGCGAGTCCTCGGATGAGAGCGAGGATGGGAATGGTGACGGTGATGGGGAGCTGACGGGCAAGGCCAAGTTCCAGCACACCCTGGAGCTGGTGGGGGAGCAGCTGAGGAGGAGGTCGGACCCGGGGCCGCAGGTGGAGCTCACCTCCTACAAACCCTACGCGTCCCACGCGCTCTCCCCCGGCGGCATCTCCAAGGCCCACTCCGTGGAGAACGACGCGGACATCTACGAGCTCAACATCGTGGTGGAAAGCGTGACCCCCCCGCGACCCCCTGAGCAACAAGTGCCGCTCATCCGCGTCAAGCCCCCGCGGCGGTCAAAGCTCTCGTCCGCGGCGTCCGACGAGGCAGACGGCGCTGACTTGGCCAAGAGCGGGGGGGACAGGCCCCCTCCGGCCATCCCGCCCAGGGTGCCACTCCTTCCAGAGAAGCCCAAGGGCACCCGCCTCCAGAGCATGGCACCCCTGGGGGGCATCGCGCTGCCCATGCCGTCCCCCGACGAGAGGCGTGCCCTGCGCGCGGCATCACCCCTGCCTCCCCACCCTGCCAGTCCTCCGGCCAGCCCGCGCTTCAACAGGCCTCCCCCTCCAATGCCCCCTAGCAAGCAGGGACAGAATGGACTCCGCGGCAGCAGTCAGTCCTTAAACTCCCTCCCCCCATGCACAG AAGTTCAACAAGAGAATAGTGAAGGAGAggatgctgacacacacaa ACCACCGACGGCACCGCCTAGGAAGCAGTCTATAGACTGGGAAAGCATGGATG AACCTCTTTACCAGACGTACCGCGAATCGGTCATCGTCAAGGCCATCCGGCAGGCGACGGTGTGCCGGAACATCAGCAAGACCAGCGTGGACTTCCAGATGGACTACGGGCACCGGCGCGGCTCGGCGGCCTCGGAGGTGGGGAGCGTCGGCGGCAGGGCGCTGGGCTCCAGGGCCAGCCCCATCCCCCAGGGCGCCCGCAGCACACTCTGGCAGGACCTGCCGTCCGTCCGGGACAGCGGCATCCTGGAGACGCTGAGCTCAGACGAGTGCAAGTACCAGgag agtatatTTGAGGTGATCACCTCGGAGGTGTCGTACCTGCGCTCGCTGCGTGTGCTGACGGAGCACTTCATGGACTCGCGGGAGCTGCTGGACACGCTCATCATCAGGGACAAGGTGCCGCTCTTCTCCAACATCCTGCGCATCCGCGAGGTCAGCGAGAG GTTTCTGAAGGATCTAGAAGACCGTATGGAGGAGAGCCTGATTATCACAGACATCTGTGACATCATCCACTACCACGCCCAGCACAATTTCCCTGCCTACATCGACTACGTCCGCAACCAGATCTACCAGGACAAGACCTACACCGCCCTCAT GCACTCGAACGCAGCGTTCGGCGCAGTCATCACCCGTCTGCAGGAGTCCCCCAAGTGCCAGCGGCTGCCCTTCATGTCCTTCCTGCTGCTGCCCTTCCAGCGCATCACCCGCATCAAGATGCTGATCGAG AACATTCTGAAGAGAACCAAGGAGCACACGGCAGAGGAGCAGACAGCCTCCAAGGCCCTGGCGTCCGTCTCAAAG ATTATAGATGAGTGCAACAGGCAGGTTGGGAAGATGAAACAGATGGAGGAGCTGATTGAGATCAACAAGACTCTGCAGTTTGACAAACTCAAG GCTTTGCCCATTATTTCTCAAACACGCTTCCTAGAGAAACGCGGAGAGTTGCAGGATGTGGCTAAAGGTGGGACCATGTTCACCCTGCGGTCCAAATTCACGCCTGTCTTCCTCTACCTCTTCAACGACCTCCTCGTCATCGCCAGTAGGAAGAG CTCAGAGCGGCACGTGGTTCTGGACTATGCCCACCGCTCCCTGGTCCAGGTGACGACCATGAGTGACGAGCTGTCCAGCGGGGGCCTGGACAACTGCTTTCTCCTCACCCTGCTGGAGAACCACCAGGGGCGCCTGACTGAGCGTGTGCTCAAGGCTGCCACCGA GTCGGAAATGCACAGGTGGGTTGCTGCATTCCCGAATCCAAACGACGCCGACCGGGACGCAGAGGAAGTCATATACGAGGACTGGG ACTGTCCACAGGTGCAGTGTGTGGAGCAGTATGTTGCCCAGCAGGCTGATGAGATCAGTCTAGAGCCGACCGAGATCATCAACGTCATCCGCAAAACCAACGAAG GTTGGTATGAGGGCATCCGGTTGTCTGATGGACAGAAAGGCTGGTTCCCGGTTCCGAATGTTCTGGAGATTACCAACGAGCACGTGAGACGCAGGAACCTCCGGGAACGGTACCGCGTCATTCAGGCGGCCAGCATCGTCACCGGCAAGAGCCGTTTTACCCTTTAA
- the LOC125289591 gene encoding uncharacterized protein LOC125289591 — MYFCPTTMNNGTSQTSRRPPVLTSYSNRTISHPTFMPICQEPLRRWSAIPPVPVMTPMDFYYTDPSLPPGHRVPNIVTKFEAIEKFQLNTPPPIMSSQLAPRIQPDPFLSGTHPTRNLGTRSWTLDLCHRPQPYMTRPQAKGTVEVIQMSQAEDEAITSLLLLHHSIGATSQRDEVKRSPSPELRLMAQGQQFPGQSPSGDIRSQSREAGSTRSGRAPETSLSRAVTTTINAPSPKEHASSPGGVSPWVLRMPS; from the exons atgtatttttgcccGACCACGATGAATAATGGCACATCCCAGACCAGC AGAAGGCCTCCTGTCTTGACTTCCTACTCAAATCGCACAATCAGTCATCCAACGTTCATGCCGATTTGTCAAGAGCCTCTGCGGAGATGGTCGGCTATTCCACCAg TGCCAGTGATGACCCCCATGGATTTCTACTATACTGACCCCAGCCTGCCCCCAGGCCACCGGGTGCCCAATATTGTTACGAAGTTTGAG GCCATTGAGAAGTTCCAGCTCAATACTCCCCCACCAATCATGTCCTCTCAGCTGGCTCCCCGTATCCAACCAGATCCCTTTCTGAGCGGCACCCACCCAACCCGCAACCTCGGCACCCGGTCGTGGACCCTAGACCTCTGCCACCGTCCCCAGCCCTACATGACCCGACCTCAAGCCAAAGGGACCGTGGAGGTCATTCAGATGTCACAGGCGGAAGATGAAGCCATCACATCTCTTCTGCTTCTCCACCACAGCATCGGCGCTACGAGTCAGCGAGACGAGGTCAAGAGGTCGCCGTCTCCTGAGCTTAGGCTTATGGCTCAAGGTCAACAGTTTCCTGGTCAGTCTCCCTCAGGGGATATCCGCAGTCAAAGCCGAGAAGCCGGATCAACAAGGTCGGGGAGAGCTCCTGAAACATCTTTATCGAGGGCCGTCACTACCACAATTAATGCACCTTCCCCTAAGGAACATGCCTCAAGTCCAGGAGGAGTCTCCCCCTGGGTCCTCAGAATGCCATCCTGA